The sequence below is a genomic window from Ischnura elegans chromosome 2, ioIscEleg1.1, whole genome shotgun sequence.
AACACCACAAAGTCAAATAAAATATACCTATTACATTATGAATGTTAATATTTGCTGAAGACACagttttttaaaagaaactcAAATGCAAAATCAAAGAGAAGATGTCAGCTCAAATGAAGTCAATATTACCATCATCATTGCAACAAGTAGGGAGTTTCCAAAAAATGACATAGGTAATCTATTTCATCAGGATTTGTCGTTGTAGGCACATAATATATGATGATTGTTACCGATGATATAAGACTTAAGTCTGATGTAAGTGAGTAAGCTTACAGATGAATTAATGTAGGGCCGACATTGGTTGGCGTGTCGGCTGTAGCCTGGCTAAACGTTATCATTTCGACGATGGACCGACTTCAGCTCCCGACGTCAGAACGACCTGTAGATGACCTATGCCGCCGTCGCATCGACATTGGACCGACATAGAAATGCTACTTGGGAAGTCTTATATCATCTGTAACcagcatataaataaattaaaaccaactgaaatttttttatgattagttagtgattgatttaaatcgtaaaaatttatgtttcTACTTGGTAACAATCAAGTTAATGGTAAGCTAAGTCTTTACActtaattttaactgaaaatatcTGTCATCACAAATTCCCAGTTAGAGTTATGAATTATATAAAAGCAGAACTAGATTCACTGTATTAATGACATATACACATGAATTCAAAGGTTTACTTATACAGAGGATAAGAATACATACTACATACTGGTGTCCCAACTTCTTTTTATGTAACATTGCTATCTAAATACATTATGCTTGTATTTTGCATATACATAATTACATGAACATGCATTCTGTATTATTCCATGTTTTTCTGGACACTTTAAACTTCTATTGTTTTAAACATTGTCAAGGGGTTTTCACCGgtgtatttctaaataaatacttACACCTTACACTCATATCTTGcgcttttgtttcaattttagTGTTGCCGAATCAACATTGCACAGATTCTTAAAGCCATGGCTACattcaaagataatttttgaTTTATCTTCAAGAGGTCGAGAATttaataaatcagtgaaaattaTGCATACTTTCTCCAATAAGGTGAGATTAAGTAAAATAAACTCCAGTGAGTCAAATTAAAATTACATGAACaccgtatttatgaaaaaaatatttcttctttaggTGATCAAAGCAAAGAAGCAAGAGTATTCCATGTCACATAAAAATGGTAAGTATTTGCTCATAAAAGATATATGTATGCATAAATATACTTATTTACAGCACATGAGGCTGAAAGATGAATAAATGTACACACAAGCATACTAGCATTACTAAGAGCGTTGATGTCCCAGGAAACATTGCTTGAATGCAACGCAGAACAAAAGTCATGCATGGAAAGTCAATGAATATTAAGGCTTTAAGACTGCTTTTGAAAGTGAGGGTTGGGGAAATGACAGCTTGAAATGGGAGGATATTTATGAGCAGTTCTCAGTGACAGCTCCCTTTCCCTAAATCCATTAAATAACACATGATAGGTGATAAAGATACTGTTATGCTGCAAGAATTCCTCTTCCCATCCCACCTTTCCTCATGACTCTatactacagcagactcccgattatccggctgccgTTTATACGAGTTGCAGACTATCCGCGCACGAGTTCACGGTCTTTCAAAGTTTTCagcgattattatttttttttaaatcgcgaCCActcggcatggtgcctgacagtgtaattTCCGAtgtcgcgcagtggttttgaagcattcgtgcaaactacttttctgaatccgtgacctCGCAGCCACCGGTGCGTGGTTtccggaaaccaggtattacatatAGTAGTAGAAATAATAGTACAATCACGTATCACTGTGGACAAGATCACGGTCAGGAAGAGAAAGCTCATcacaattctacatctacatctatataataccccgcaagccgcctaaaaggcgtgtggcagagggtgttaggacaccagccatttacaacaaaaaaaatgaagtgctctaacgaggttgggactagcgtttattaaagtcctttatggttcgggggaaaaacaaattcccatatctatccgttcgccaaaacatctctctaaatttatcacttctatcggacctggaaatatagtgtggctctaatattatgttctctgtgtcgctcttaaagatatccattctcaattgttcaagcaacctaagcctagcgcgcagcctcatagtctccaatggctcccagcctcattcgcttaacatctgggtaacgctgtctgtatgcccgtagcagtttttgacgaaacgcgttccggaaagcaatctaaaataatagacAATGTGCATTAGTACTTATAAATAGTTTGATTTACGTAGatcatgaaaattacaagaaattaaagcgAAGTTTGGATTATcagtgttttccaattattctccGCATAATTAGCACAGATAATAAGGAGTGTACTGTATTATCTTATCGCTTATTTTCAGAGAATCcctcaatttcaaatttttgctcTAGTTTCAAATccttttatttaataatgattttttgccattatcaagtttttcaggcctcaaataattgaaattaaaggtcCCAACGGAAAAGTGGCAAATCCATAGCAAATTGCATGCCTTAAAGACTACATAATTCCATGCTCAAATTGGGGAAAATTATACACAATggacatttttatcataaattattattagacACTAATTTCCTTAGCACAGCATAACATAGCATAATAGCAATTGTCTTCAACCATACGAAAGTCCCCATTCATTAGCACATTTATACTGGATTTATATACCAGATTGGATGCTTAAAATTGATGAACCTTTATACATTCAAACTATTTCAACAGGAGTTGCAGATAAGAATGAAGACATTGGGCTCACAAAGAAAAGAAAAGCATTCATAGATATATTAATAGAAGCTGCATTTGCTGAAGGTCATGACAAGAAACCAATTTTGAGCGATGAAGACATAAGGGAGGAAGTAGATACGTTCATGTTTGAAGGCCACGACACAACTGCAAGTGGAATATCATGGACAATTTATCTTTTGGGGCTGCATCCTGAAATTCAGGTGAGAATATGGGTGGGATATCAGGGGAAAATTAAATAGGCGGGGTGCCGGAGTGGTGACCACCCTCCATAATTCctggaaaaatagaaaagagggtaatatttaaggtggctctcaaacgcaaattttaatttcaccagcTCAACAAACAATATTTAATGACATTTATAAAAGCCATCTAAATGCTAATGGATCAAGAGTGATACACAATATGAGTAGTAGCTTGAAAAATGTATACTTGACAAGTTTATAGAGGGGGAGGTGTAACCTGTTTTTGGGGGCAACATCCATTTTGATGGGGGAGAGGTAAGCCATTAGGCAAAGAGGAGGGCGGGCACCCCTGAATTCTTTGACTATTGGTACCAGAGTAATTAACATTGTCCCCAAGGTCATAGCTAGAAGCCCCATCAAACACCCTAGCAAGCAATTTTGAGTTCTGCTAATAGCCTTTAACATATTTCAGGAGGATGTTGCAGCAGAAATAAATGAGGTCTatgggaaagagaaaataaattcaactcaGAAATTGTCTGAGCTGCGCCTACTCGACAGATGTGTCCGTGAATCTCTTCGCCTCTACCCAAGTGTTCCAATGATAGCAAGGAAGTTGAGAGAAGATGTACAACTAGGTAAATGAGTGAATAAGTAATTGCCAATTCAAAGTCTTATTTGCCAACTTCATAGACAATAAAAAATCCTACATGTGAATGTATCAACTGTTTTCTAAAGATGTTGAAAAATTGCCAACACATTTTACGAAGAGTGGATATTTTTGTAAAGCAAGAAATTTAACAAATCTTAGAATAAGATTTGCTGATTTTAATGTATATTCTCCTAAGATTTCCGTGATCATCAACTGAATCAATTGTTTGATTCCTGCTGCTGCTTTGATGCTCAATTTGAGCATAGTAACATATGCATTGACAATAATCCCTGTAATTATTAGCTCCTAACAAAGGAATAACTATTTCAACAGATACATACAAGGGGTATTCCCTCAGTGCAGACAGCAGGTctatatacataaaagaggatgtctgtttgtctgtctgctatgtgTTTCCATACAGCAGCACGTATTTCAACTGAAGTTAGTGTATGAATGCATTTCATGGTCTCAAACCATGTAGTGTTACTTCAGTTGAATTCGACACATATGCGATAACGTGAAGGATATCCTTCacgttgttttctcattaccatttgttacgtcacttaatacaacttctgtggttggctATCCCGCCGGGTTAGCACACCCACTCACTTgctcaaagggaaaatataactCAGACGATTCTACATTTAACTGTTTATCCTgccggtgcaaacctttttgctggggtatgagttGACTAGACGATTTTGGTCTAAACAAGTATGGACACACATagtgatcaatgttgtggagcagggTATATGAGCTGATCCAGTGTGTGTTATATGGAAAcagttttttccattgtttgctgttcagcATGCCTAAAATTCCTTCcgtgtgaccatgaattccaagtccCAAGTTTCCCTTTTCTCTGGGTTCTATCTTTCCCAAGTAACGTCAGGTGGCCTGCTAATGGAAGATATAACCAACTAGGAGACTACTTCAACATAAGCAATACTTCCAACCAGCTACTAATCAACTGACCCTTAGCCAATTCCAACACAAACCATCCAAAGTACAGGCACCCTTCAGTCCAGAAAATGAGTCAAGTAGTATTAAtgctttcgctgctgttcaatctccgaaaaacCTTCTCCTCATGTGCGGTGCgaaggttaaaatgcatttcgtggGTCCATGGATcgggtacttccaggatgggcgtggcacaccctccgaagggtcgctaattgGGAACCCTTTCCtcaacgagctcaccctcgctagCCCgtctctcttcgaccctccgagtgGGGGGCCTCCCTTCGCGAAAAGTTACCgttctgactgcaatttgaaaatcaatcaatcaatccgatcatgaaaaaatgattgtttgcatcgcactcctgtcaatcaagcaatcaagtatgtctttgaaccgtgtttctgggatgaaaaataacaatttagttaactttgctaaaaacgcggctgcagaccaccggaaaatggccatttttagCAAAGTGAACAAAATAGTTACTTATTATCACAGAAACActgttcaaagacgtacttgatcagAAATGTCATCAGaaagagtgaaatatttccaaactGTCACATGGATTTCACCACTGCAATTATCCAGGACTGTTACCCAGGAAAAATTACCCAGGACTGAGAATTAAATTGTACACCTTTAGCCTCACAGGCAACTGGCAAGACCGCTatgttattcaattatttttgttacCATTATAATTAAGGAATAATTAATGTAAATTGCATGAGAATTGATGTACCTGGATGGCATAGTTGCTTGTGCAATTAAGACCCACAAAGCCAAAGGATCACGGTTCAATTCCCAATCTGGAGAATATTGGTCATcaatatgaatgcatgaaaaagtTAATTTAGAAAACACAACCCTGATGCCCACCACTGAAGTACATATATGCCATTTAAGTTCTTGTTTACTTTTTAGGTGAATACCTTGTTCCAGCCGAAACTGAATTAGTCATCCATATGTTTCACATGCACCGTGACAAGGAATTATTTCCAGAACCAGAAAAATTTAACCCAGATAACTTTTTACCAGAAGCTTGCGAAAAGAGACCTGCTTTTGCCTTCGTTCCCTTCAGTGCAGGATCAAGGAACTGTATAGGTAAGTAGAATTATGTACCAAGTCAAAGCATTTTAttcaaaatcatgaatttccCAATGAATTTCTGATTCGCTTCATTTGTCTGGGTTATTTCGTGGTCTTTCCCAAATACCAACAAAATATACATAAGAAAAGTTCCATTTTTTAGAAGAGGATTTTTTAGGTTCTTCACTCAATctgaaaatgaaaactgaaagaTGAATGTACAACATtaagacaaataaaattatatgtacgTCATAATAATAATCTCCAATTAAAGAATATGAACAAACTACGCTGGAACAATAAAAAGTCATCCCCATTGAAATTAATTCAAGCTAAGACCTCCTAGTGTCACACAGTGTATTTTTACCAATTCAGAAACCACTTTACACGTCTCTCCACGGTTATTTTGATGACTCGACATAAAAAAGCAAGCTTCATGCTATCACACCTATCATGTCATGAAACTAAAATCACACCACCACAGTCCACAAGACATCaagttttgataaattaaattagtCTGATACAGAATATTTAGTCTCATAatagcctcaaccggtggaaaaccagagaagaaTTCCTTCCACTTGTTCGCAGGGAAAAACTTCGATCCTATTTCAGAATATTTAGTGATAGTACTATGTAGAGTCACCCAGAACTGTACTTAAGTCATAAAATTCAAGATAAGAAAAACCATTCACTATCAACACtatgttaaggcctggttacacgatacattaacacgtacgggttaatgtctaaatgtatgaacgcgagaatgaacgccaaaatgcaccgtgtaaccacccaacttgtgcgaaagcatgaacggaaaatagaacctgttctaatatggttcatgcattcgcacatgttccgttccggtccacaaaaatcattcacgcaaacgtacattaacttgtacgtgttaatgtaccgtgtaaccaggcctttatagtCAGCAGGGACTGGggagtaggccggcccttatttttcagaattacgaaaagttatgttttcctggtctcaaaatgatccaaatggtgcaCATATTCACGTGtcaaaatttggttactttaaaataacggcaacccgtgccccaagggccctaagtactaaggaccctcaattgagttttttggggccgaaaaagcactatttttatgtaaaacgtaaaagtaaagcccttagggccgattttctgtttgttttaacctatctctaagcgtttaggagatatcgcccgtcgtaatgcaatctcccccctagggcgccaccccgcaccgcggcaccgctgaggtatgtcccgtaccacttactagagacttcccctcaaccccctcccctccctcagcaaagactttgctccagatgacaagatttacatgctagtggtacagtattgaataagttgttcctcttgtgtcatgattaatgttgttaaagcctataatgtcaatattaacccttcaacgccgtcctatgtattgggtaccgaccccttaaaccttgatttttttgccgccaaacggccgcgaaccattccagcaggctttgttccaaagtgctttttatgtacaaaatattataagcatgtgatagaaatgtgtctatgaataataaaggaatgagggattgagcagggcttccagggctccaacagtagatagaaatattcaaggagaagaaaggaggtaGTAAGTTCACGGAtttagatcactgtggatagatagagatagttcttgtgtatagtgtgcaaaggataggaagagctaagttttttaggatgtaaggagaaaagtggtgaaataaatactatatcatgaacgtgacgttcattttaagaatagaccaacaaggaaaggcatgtaatcaagactaaatccaggcactgaactggttggaacagaaagtgaagaaatactcggctcaaatttaccgacagtgagagaagtactatgtgttttctctatctcctaatgggttcgaaatttgtaagacttagtgcgagaaaaaccgtgagaaatgcgtctcatccatagtataaaactagaattcctgtttttacggaaaataaggcgattgaaaagttagaaaaatgacgcaaagaatggatgaacgtgcaacggcataaagagaacgcgaactacggtggatatgaagagaagagaatctttcgtaacgaaacttgatgatttgcttgacattacaaggagcggtaccattgaatttttgacgcgcgaggaggaaagtgcagttaatctctcggataaatgtgcttgggctgaagaaataaagttcttacgcaaataaagaggagaacaaaatgcagttattggtggaatagatttcaatatattcaagaagaaatgaaaagatgtggtactccgctccttttgttgcattagctcccatcagagacccgtagttcctacaaagacatgttaattacgaaagtgttaacctagacatagcgaaagcagcacaaaagaggttttcaaactacttgtggtagatgagtgaggagttggtaggcctgtccttctttgacggatccatttctaggtgtgaaaaaaaaacgtgatacgccgtatgtggtcttgtgtaggaaaatatgatccaccgaagaaggcattctataaacgtaaagatatgactaaggtatctataccaaattttgtcaccactaattcgagaaagctatttaatgtattgtaaatatgcattgcattctttgatgtgaacatacgagaatgggatgaacatacaagaacgatttgcaaattattcggggtcatcaagtgggaaatgattgtgcagcgagaggagtgaaactaattcaagatttttgggcagtcacgttgaaggaagagagctttcaaaatttattactaagagtgacttttcatcgcaatacaatccttacgtgcggaaaggcactttcatttccaaatgtaGGATGTctgtgaaaaattagaaatacaatgaaaatctattttattttggttaatgtaccgaaattcatggacagagtgaaaataaattgatctcttggattggaagtattgttatggcaattaaattctttctaaggtaagcacatttcttcagaggctagatcttgacatcaggagcaaagtctttgccgagggaggggagggggttgaggggaagtctctagtaagtggtgcgggacatacctcagcgataccgcggtgcggggtggcaccctaggggggagattgcattatgacgggcgatatctcctaaacgcttggagataggttaaaacaaacagaaaatcggccctaagaccttacttttacgttttacatagaaatagtgctttttcggccccaaaaaactcaattgacggtccttagtacttagggcccttggggcacgggttgccgttattttaaagtaaccaaattttaacacgtgaatatgaacatcatttggatcattttgagaccaggaaaacataacttttcgcaaatctgaaaaataagggccggcctactgggGAGTGGCCTTATCAAAATTCACATGCACTTGCATTTATAAACACCCATTTCTAAATTGGCTATTCGGGGGTAATTTTCAGTTAGCAGTGTTTATATAAAACTACGAATAAACTATTGCCTAAGGGACATAATGGTCAGTTCCTCTAGTGATAATTTTGGCTCCACAAGTGAGTAACAGAGACCTTGTAAAAATGCTGCTGAGCTACTTTGAAGCTTACATGACTGATTCTGGCTTAATCATTACTagtatcaacaaaataaaatgacatgAAAAGTCTGCACAATTCTTCTAGGATTATATATACAGACATATGTATATGTTTGAGAGAGGATTTTTAACTTGGATGGATCGAATTCAGCAAATACCCAGAAAAAGGTTTTACACATGCATTTTTTCACTAAGATTACCACGAccaaaagtttacattttttggAGTTTCTCAGCCACTTCAATTTTCCTGAAGATGAGGATGTCATTGAGTCAAGTTATGGGCTCCGTATAGTCACATTGGCTCGGGAATGATAAGTGAGTGACTACAGGATTAAATGAGGTCTCACaagtttttttcttaatctttccTTCTAGttcattgcataaatattttcatctcacgCCCAGCAATACAGTATCATCAGAAACATTTCCAAACTTACAATAGGACAGCAAAATTGAATACCAGTTGCAGCCCTCAAATTGCCTTGAAATCTTAAGCCCTTATGATTagtcaataattataataagagtacatattataaaaatctaagtatgtattctcatttttcttttcatttcaggACAAAAGTTTGCAATGCAAGAAGCAAAGACAGTAGTAGCCTCGATTGTTCAAAACTTCAAGATAAAATCTGCTGAACAACCAAAGGATTTAATACTTCTTCCAGAGCTTATTCTTCGCTCTGAGAAAGGAATCAAAGTCACCCTTCAACCTCGAAACTAATTTCACCATTTATGCATTGAAGCAAAAGAACAGCTGCGATTGTAATATTCATAACATGCATTATTTTCAGTAACTGTAAatgattttagaaatttttaatgtaatttttttataaataaaatttttatacattgctcTCCTCTCCTAATGCCAATCCTAATCCTAACGCCGTCATCTGGGCGTAGTTTGGTCCATTACTAGTGAAACCATAAGTTAATGTTTCTacaaaaaggaaatgttttcctAAGGAGAAGAAAAATTCTATGATTTTTCGTACATGCATTGAATGACAGTCATCTAATTACAAAAACATTATGTGAGAAAAGAAAATGCATCCAGTAGAAGGTTAACATGTTGCgaacggatggcgagaattctcgtcatttttttcctgaacgttcggacggatgacgaagattctcgtcatttaggcgcgtcaacccaaacaattttaaagcgtacaatacgtattcattagtacgttttcagttgttgttcattattcataatgaattgatgcatcataacgtttgattgggtaaagttatattctaaacattaactttttaactatgtttaaaccaaaggcattacaccctcttaggcacatatttccaaaacggcgttcctaggaattaaaatatcccggtacgcaacgtgtaaGCACATTCAGTgaggagcacgtcaattgacatggtcccgtccaagccgagatatggaacatgtcaattgacatgctctgccGGTCGGGCCAGAGCCCTTTCTCTGCCTCCATACATGAcaaatatccacttccgagtcttccgatcgtgtgcatggccttcatcaagcttccctctttcgacccgtgtgcgccGCTTGTAAATAGTagtatttgaacagaagttatggcacgaaaacctctctctatttttctttcttattttatcggccgatgactttcatgaaaattgccTGAActgggcctgcattgaatgtgttaaaaggGACCAATACATCTCTTTTATCCTGAGCGGTAAGCAAGTCTGCAACACATTTTTGCATTGTGTGATGCTTTACTTTCTATGCCTCACAGGATGAAAAAGTTCACCCCTAACGCTCTCACGGCAATTTCCGGTTTCACTCCCGGAAAGCTAAAGCCTGATTCAAGAATACGTCAAACGTATGAAAACAGAGACATATTCTTTTGATTATACAGTACACTGAATACTGTAGAAGAAATACCATTTCCTAAGGGGTGATAAACCTTCATATAATCTCCAGCATAAAAGTGAAACTAACTATAAAcgtaataaacatttttacatggGATTAACCACAGGGCcaatgtttatatatacatatatatatgtacgtTAGCGTTTTAAGGCAAAAACCGAAAGCCAATATGTGGGCACCTTGAGTGTCTAAAGAGTTAATTTGTCACTATTCCTGAATGAGTGAATACAGACTAGTATCTAGAGAAGGCAATATTACCTAGTGCTATTGAGTAGCAACATGGACGGAAACAAAATATGATACAATAACACACATGCTAAAAAAGTATAGTTTGAACAacaaagagtgggagaaaaaatgTGAGTGAATTAACTCTTCCTTAGAAGGGGGAAAAGCACAGAAaactagaaattacatccaacaTATCTGAAAATAGCAGGGAGCTCACaaaaccaaaaaaaattattcctggtAGGCACACTCCTCTCAAAAAGTAAAGACGCAGAagttaactttaaatttaaaggGTCATATCTCTGTAAATAATTCACCCGTGGCTAAAATAAATTACCTGGTATAGTAGTGATTTACTCATTATCTCTAGCAATTCCTCATtgcattaagaattttttatccaCCTTTGCAGGAAAACAGCATAGTTTTTGGTGCTTGGAAATAGTAGCTCCACTGTGAACCCTAAATTTTCAATATCCTCAACATGAATGAACATAAAGGTCATTAATAACAGGTAAGACCGCAAAAAAGTAATCCATAAGCAAAATCTTTATCCTTGGTGTTATGTATATGACTACAAATTGAGCAAAAGAAAATTATGCTACTTTCATTACCTAATAAAAGGCATGCAAAAAAACTGGACACATTGATAACAAAGCAAAAAAGTTGAGGTAAaggtaaaaaagcaaaaaaaatgtagATTTAACAGCAATTTCTGTCGATAGTGCATTAAAATAGAGCCAACAGCACTTCAAATTTCcagtaaatattttgatattttccaaaaaatatcatgTTTCTTTGGCATCATTATTTGAGGTTTATATAATCATTTGCTATCCACGCAAAAGAACATGCATTTATATTAATCTGTTCTTCGATTGTATGAATGTTCATATGCAAGCAAATACAAGTTCTTGAAAAATTAGCGTTTGAAGTGGAGCAACAGTTTTTCATGTGCCATGCATTATTTTATGTAAAGCTGTATTGTGGGATTTTTATGCCCCAGCCCCACTTTTTTTCTTGggagtattttgaaaatttacccaATAGGGACACTATAACTTCAGAGCATATTGGCAGGACTAAATTGCTTTCCTTGAACTTTCAAATGCAACAAGTTTTGGTAAAAGTAAAACTATCACACTTGCGAATAACCATTTGTTTCCATTAAGATCCTAATTGAGGCAAATGATGTTTCTCATACAGAATTTCTACACTTTGTGTACCCTTTAAGGTGACAGAAACAAGTTTTGCCGCGGTTGAACTCGTAgttagaaatttataaaaatgattgtgAACAAATAAATCTCATTTTCACACTCCATTAAATTTagtggcataaaatatttttggaaaacttgGTAAAAAGGATTTAGTATTTAGGAAGGATGCCAAAATACGTGAGAGATTCCTCTATTAACTAGAATACACCAATTTAAGTACATGTTgcataatgacaaaaaatgaaatcaatgtaTTCTGTCATATCCATTTCTGTAAAAATTGATCaaaaacatacatattattatgGTAGCAAGAAAGAGACATTATCACCGAAGAGACTGAGTAATTACTGACCGTGCACAATTGCACCAAAAGAGAGTAGGTACATGGGGCAAAATCCATAGGATGCAGGTCACTGGACTGTTCAGGAACATTTGGTAAAATATACCTTGAATCAACGGAACAGAACTTCTCCCCGGGGGCCACACCTCTTGACTGTCCTGACCTTCCATCCTATACATTGGAGAATCAaagtttaattaacttaaatgaaataaataaagaattatgCTGCAGAATTTTCCATACTTAATATAACTTCCTGTTATGATGGGACATATTCAATATTTGGTCAACAAGCCTGGTCCGTTTTCATGCCTTGATGCTGGTATATTaac
It includes:
- the LOC124153512 gene encoding cytochrome P450 4C1-like isoform X1, encoding MEVSPPQELLFLFLFFLLAGSVFVPRLMKWYSHRLHFVDFMEKLPGPVPLPLFGNTWDFVVNPQNKFMDLMTQAVKDYGSIFRIWMGPFMGTVHVCSWKYAEDIFSSNVHIEKSSTYSFVHAWLGTGLLTSTGAKWHSRRKMLTPAFHRTILDSYQEVFVDKTSTLLKLLETKSKESKVFDIAPFIWQCSLDIICETAMGTNMDIQKKVSEEDAAYLKSISFVAESTLHRFLKPWLHSKIIFDLSSRGREFNKSVKIMHTFSNKVIKAKKQEYSMSHKNGVADKNEDIGLTKKRKAFIDILIEAAFAEGHDKKPILSDEDIREEVDTFMFEGHDTTASGISWTIYLLGLHPEIQEDVAAEINEVYGKEKINSTQKLSELRLLDRCVRESLRLYPSVPMIARKLREDVQLGEYLVPAETELVIHMFHMHRDKELFPEPEKFNPDNFLPEACEKRPAFAFVPFSAGSRNCIGQKFAMQEAKTVVASIVQNFKIKSAEQPKDLILLPELILRSEKGIKVTLQPRN
- the LOC124153512 gene encoding cytochrome P450 4C1-like isoform X2, encoding MDVSVTEVLLSLVLFVISWVLFVPRFQAWHSKNSRFSQLMGKIPGGKTSLIFGDSYDFIVKPQNKFMDLMTQAVKDYGSIFRIWMGPFMGTVHVCSWKYAEDIFSSNVHIEKSSTYSFVHAWLGTGLLTSTGAKWHSRRKMLTPAFHRTILDSYQEVFVDKTSTLLKLLETKSKESKVFDIAPFIWQCSLDIICETAMGTNMDIQKKVSEEDAAYLKSISFVAESTLHRFLKPWLHSKIIFDLSSRGREFNKSVKIMHTFSNKVIKAKKQEYSMSHKNGVADKNEDIGLTKKRKAFIDILIEAAFAEGHDKKPILSDEDIREEVDTFMFEGHDTTASGISWTIYLLGLHPEIQEDVAAEINEVYGKEKINSTQKLSELRLLDRCVRESLRLYPSVPMIARKLREDVQLGEYLVPAETELVIHMFHMHRDKELFPEPEKFNPDNFLPEACEKRPAFAFVPFSAGSRNCIGQKFAMQEAKTVVASIVQNFKIKSAEQPKDLILLPELILRSEKGIKVTLQPRN